In Kitasatospora sp. NA04385, a single genomic region encodes these proteins:
- a CDS encoding ATP-binding protein: protein MELNDARTQHTHPHLPPPRAPFHLPTWATAPRPEAAPGIYRQHHVPHDPKAAEQARTPAGPLLLRAALNLAVGLFVYLEGVSLVQGLLTTLGLTAPGSFVISLLIAAAVNAALIIMVLMVFGRMGRWTEVWRRWIAPVLSHTVTEVPAAPEEAPVVDVWAELRPVGEAVRRLEGEQVGDVDYVRLHQAWRTVGSDPVAWQEFAGQLAARGAAACAHPSEQRDLPGGRAARHDLLVRQVRLGTAQDVPKNPVAHRNAGFALDPRVLGTSLLAVGPAGTGKTVSLARPVAEALCLQALAGAACAVVVGAADADLGPDDWYDVVIAPGDPAAPYGLDLYGAAPHSDEAAARLADALLPDELAPRAESARAAMQQVVGPYRAAYGGYPGVRALRALLAGDAEGWAELGERLRTSGRRSEFEADLQQRERMHGRADDPGALLADRLALLDRPALAAGFSGGPDAKPAFAMRALEHPLRVRVKLPERSHPEAARILSRLLLGQFTQAAADRRDRELFAGMVLDDATAAVDAQAIRGVQRLRGANAGVLLLLRTLSDLPEALRAPLFGAVGNRMAFPGIAPWDGRLFSEAWGTHLVRETAVTHVPDTSGGTVRRAGRLLRKALSGTTAQTESVTTRDVERHRWSPSDLAHALPSGHAVVSLTSVTGEQVPPLLVDLRH, encoded by the coding sequence GTGGAACTGAACGACGCGAGAACCCAGCACACCCACCCCCATCTCCCCCCGCCCCGCGCCCCCTTCCACCTCCCCACCTGGGCCACCGCCCCGCGCCCCGAGGCCGCCCCCGGCATCTACCGGCAGCACCACGTCCCGCACGACCCCAAGGCCGCCGAACAGGCCAGGACCCCGGCGGGGCCGCTGCTGCTGCGGGCGGCGCTGAACCTGGCGGTCGGGCTCTTCGTCTACCTCGAAGGCGTCTCCCTGGTGCAGGGACTACTGACCACCCTCGGGCTCACCGCCCCCGGCTCCTTCGTCATCTCCCTGCTGATCGCCGCCGCCGTCAACGCCGCACTGATCATCATGGTGCTGATGGTCTTCGGGCGGATGGGCCGCTGGACCGAGGTGTGGCGGCGCTGGATCGCCCCCGTCCTCTCCCACACCGTCACCGAGGTCCCCGCCGCCCCCGAGGAGGCCCCCGTCGTCGACGTGTGGGCCGAGCTGCGGCCGGTCGGCGAGGCCGTGCGCCGGTTGGAGGGGGAGCAGGTCGGGGACGTGGACTACGTGCGGCTGCACCAGGCGTGGCGGACGGTGGGGAGCGACCCGGTCGCGTGGCAGGAGTTCGCCGGGCAGCTGGCGGCCCGGGGCGCGGCGGCCTGCGCGCACCCGTCGGAGCAGCGGGACCTGCCGGGCGGGCGGGCGGCGCGGCACGACCTGCTGGTGCGGCAGGTGCGGCTGGGCACCGCGCAGGACGTGCCGAAGAACCCGGTGGCCCACCGCAACGCCGGCTTCGCGCTGGACCCGCGGGTGCTGGGCACCTCGCTGCTGGCGGTCGGCCCGGCCGGCACCGGCAAGACCGTGTCGCTGGCCCGTCCGGTCGCCGAGGCGCTCTGCCTGCAGGCGCTGGCGGGCGCGGCCTGCGCGGTGGTGGTCGGCGCGGCCGACGCGGACCTCGGGCCGGACGACTGGTACGACGTGGTGATCGCCCCCGGCGACCCGGCCGCCCCGTACGGCCTGGACCTGTACGGCGCGGCGCCGCACTCGGACGAGGCGGCGGCCCGGCTGGCGGACGCGCTGCTGCCGGACGAGCTGGCGCCGCGGGCGGAGAGCGCCCGGGCCGCGATGCAGCAGGTGGTCGGGCCGTACCGGGCGGCGTACGGCGGCTACCCGGGGGTGCGGGCGCTGCGGGCGCTGCTGGCGGGGGACGCGGAGGGCTGGGCGGAGCTGGGCGAGCGGCTGCGCACGTCGGGCCGCCGGTCGGAGTTCGAGGCGGACCTGCAGCAGCGCGAGCGGATGCACGGCAGGGCCGACGACCCGGGCGCGCTGCTCGCCGACCGGCTGGCGCTGCTGGACCGGCCCGCGCTGGCGGCCGGGTTCTCCGGTGGCCCGGACGCCAAGCCGGCGTTCGCGATGCGCGCCCTGGAGCACCCGCTGCGGGTGCGGGTGAAGCTGCCCGAGCGCAGCCACCCGGAGGCCGCCCGGATCCTGTCGCGGCTGCTGCTGGGCCAGTTCACCCAGGCCGCCGCCGACCGCCGGGACCGCGAGCTGTTCGCCGGGATGGTGCTGGACGACGCGACCGCCGCCGTGGACGCGCAGGCGATCCGCGGCGTCCAGCGGCTGCGCGGCGCCAACGCCGGCGTGCTGCTGCTGCTGCGCACCCTGTCGGACCTGCCGGAGGCGCTGCGGGCGCCGCTGTTCGGCGCGGTCGGCAACCGGATGGCGTTCCCGGGCATCGCGCCCTGGGACGGCCGGCTGTTCTCCGAGGCCTGGGGCACCCACCTGGTCCGGGAGACCGCGGTCACGCACGTCCCGGACACCTCCGGAGGAACGGTTCGCCGCGCCGGGCGGCTGCTGCGCAAGGCGCTGTCGGGCACCACCGCGCAGACCGAGTCGGTCACCACCCGGGACGTCGAGCGGCACCGCTGGTCGCCGTCCGACCTGGCGCACGCGCTGCCGTCCGGGCACGCGGTGGTCTCGCTGACCTCGGTGACGGGGGAGCAGGTGCCGCCGCTGCTGGTCGACCTGCGGCACTGA
- a CDS encoding PucR family transcriptional regulator gives MPPTLASVVRTSALHLTVLAGADHLERPVRWVHTSELDDPTPFLEGGELLLTTGIKLGRGAAGLQAYVHRLADAGVVGLGLGVGLSHSEVPQALVEAAAQRGLPLLRVPEATPFIAISKTVSAALAAEQYEAVTTSFEAQEELTRAALGKDGTTAVVRRLAARLGGWAALYDGSGALSAVAPDWAARRAGRLAAEVDRLRRRPAPSSAALQGRAGTVDTADEDYVVVQSLGADRRPRGFLAVGTEDRITPTERYVLNAAVALLTLTLERSRELRQAEERMGAALLRMVLAGEVGTARQVAAGLFGGLPEGTVRVLVAAAGPGPEAAEALGELADRAENAGGKVGEKLLVAREDGAHGPRLTVLALDNGSVHRACLGAVEEHEGLSLGVSAPAALEDAGTAQAQAERALAVAQRGGRRTVDHEEVGAGSLLPLLGEEAVTAFAEGLLRPLREHDRTARGDLVASLRAWLSRHGQWDAAAADLGVHRHTLRYRMRRVEELLGRSLDDTDVRMELWLALRSGEE, from the coding sequence ATGCCCCCCACTCTCGCCTCCGTCGTCCGCACCAGCGCGCTCCACCTGACGGTGCTGGCCGGCGCGGACCACCTGGAACGACCCGTCCGCTGGGTGCACACCAGTGAGCTGGACGACCCCACCCCGTTCCTGGAGGGGGGCGAACTGCTCCTCACCACCGGCATCAAGCTGGGCAGGGGCGCCGCCGGGCTGCAGGCGTACGTGCACCGGCTGGCCGACGCGGGCGTGGTCGGCCTCGGCCTGGGCGTCGGCCTCTCGCACAGCGAGGTGCCGCAGGCCCTGGTGGAGGCCGCCGCCCAGCGCGGGCTGCCGCTGCTGCGGGTGCCCGAGGCGACGCCGTTCATCGCGATCTCCAAGACCGTCTCGGCCGCGCTGGCCGCCGAGCAGTACGAGGCCGTCACCACCAGCTTCGAGGCGCAGGAGGAGCTGACCCGGGCCGCGCTCGGCAAGGACGGCACCACCGCGGTGGTGCGCCGGCTGGCGGCCCGGCTGGGCGGCTGGGCGGCGCTGTACGACGGCTCCGGCGCGCTGTCCGCGGTGGCCCCCGACTGGGCGGCCCGGCGGGCCGGCCGGCTGGCCGCCGAGGTGGACCGGCTGCGCCGCCGCCCCGCCCCGTCCAGCGCCGCGCTGCAGGGCCGGGCCGGCACCGTCGACACCGCGGACGAGGACTACGTCGTCGTCCAGTCGCTGGGCGCCGACCGGCGTCCGCGCGGCTTCCTGGCGGTCGGCACCGAGGACCGGATCACCCCGACCGAGCGGTACGTGCTGAACGCTGCCGTCGCGCTGCTCACCCTCACCCTGGAGCGCTCGCGCGAGCTGCGGCAGGCCGAGGAGCGGATGGGCGCCGCGCTGCTGCGGATGGTGCTGGCCGGCGAGGTCGGCACCGCCCGGCAGGTCGCCGCCGGGCTGTTCGGCGGCCTGCCCGAGGGCACCGTCCGGGTGCTGGTCGCCGCCGCCGGGCCGGGGCCGGAGGCCGCGGAGGCGCTCGGCGAGCTCGCCGACCGGGCCGAGAACGCCGGCGGCAAGGTCGGCGAGAAGCTGCTGGTGGCCCGGGAGGACGGCGCGCACGGGCCGCGCCTGACGGTGCTCGCGCTGGACAACGGCTCGGTGCACCGGGCCTGCCTGGGCGCCGTCGAGGAGCACGAGGGCCTGTCGCTGGGCGTCTCCGCGCCCGCCGCCCTGGAGGACGCCGGGACCGCCCAGGCCCAGGCCGAGCGCGCCCTCGCGGTGGCCCAGCGCGGCGGCCGCCGCACCGTCGACCACGAGGAGGTCGGCGCCGGCTCGCTGCTGCCGCTGCTCGGCGAGGAGGCGGTCACCGCCTTCGCCGAGGGCCTGCTGCGCCCGCTGCGCGAGCACGACCGCACCGCCCGCGGCGACCTGGTCGCCTCGCTGCGCGCCTGGCTCTCCCGGCACGGCCAGTGGGACGCCGCCGCGGCCGACCTGGGCGTGCACCGGCACACCCTGCGCTACCGGATGCGCCGGGTCGAGGAGTTGCTCGGCCGCTCGCTGGACGACACCGACGTCCGGATGGAGCTGTGGCTGGCGCTCAGGTCGGGCGAGGAGTAG
- a CDS encoding aldehyde dehydrogenase family protein, with product MTTTHEFWLAGRRASGETAFEVRHPHDGSLVATVGVPTDAQVEEAVAAAAAAVPVFAATPAHQRATALDHVAKRLAERTEEIARLITAENGKPIKWARGEVGRAVSVFRWAAEEARRTNGETMRLDTDPGGTGRYAIVRRFPRGAVLGIAPFNFPLNLVAHKVAPAIAVGAPIILKPAPATPLSALVLGEILAETDLPAGSWSVLPVENAKMPALVQDERLPVISFTGSDKVGYQIMDSVPRKHVTLELGGNAAAVVLADWNSEADLDWAASRIALFANYQGGQSCISVQRVIADASVYDRLVEKVVAKVKAQVTGDPSDEATDVGPLVDENAAKRVESWVEDAVAKGAELLIGGSRDGAAYAPTVLAELPADAILARAEVFGPVLSLHRVEGTEEAFAAVNDSAFGLQAGVFTHDVQTAFRAHRELEVGGVVIGDAPSYRADQMPYGGVKDSGVGREGVRYAMDDFTFEKVLVLTGLDL from the coding sequence GTGACCACCACTCATGAGTTCTGGCTGGCCGGGCGGCGGGCGAGCGGCGAGACGGCGTTCGAGGTGCGCCACCCGCACGACGGCAGCCTGGTGGCGACGGTCGGCGTGCCGACGGACGCGCAGGTGGAGGAGGCCGTCGCGGCCGCCGCCGCCGCGGTGCCGGTGTTCGCCGCGACCCCGGCCCACCAGCGGGCGACCGCGCTGGACCACGTCGCCAAGCGGCTGGCGGAGCGCACCGAGGAGATCGCCCGGCTGATCACCGCCGAGAACGGCAAGCCGATCAAGTGGGCGCGCGGCGAGGTCGGCCGGGCCGTGTCGGTGTTCCGCTGGGCCGCCGAGGAGGCCCGCCGCACCAACGGCGAGACCATGCGGCTGGACACCGACCCGGGCGGCACCGGCCGGTACGCGATCGTGCGGCGCTTCCCGCGCGGCGCGGTGCTGGGCATCGCCCCGTTCAACTTCCCGCTGAACCTGGTGGCGCACAAGGTCGCCCCGGCGATCGCGGTGGGCGCGCCGATCATCCTCAAGCCCGCCCCGGCCACCCCGCTGTCCGCCCTGGTGCTCGGCGAGATCCTGGCCGAGACCGACCTGCCGGCCGGCTCCTGGAGCGTGCTGCCGGTGGAGAACGCCAAGATGCCCGCCCTGGTGCAGGACGAGCGCCTGCCGGTGATCTCGTTCACCGGCTCGGACAAGGTCGGCTACCAGATCATGGACTCGGTGCCGCGCAAGCACGTCACCCTGGAGCTCGGCGGCAACGCCGCGGCCGTGGTGCTGGCCGACTGGAACTCCGAGGCGGACCTGGACTGGGCGGCGAGCCGGATCGCGCTGTTCGCCAACTACCAGGGCGGCCAGTCCTGCATCTCGGTGCAGCGGGTGATCGCCGACGCGAGCGTCTACGACCGCCTGGTGGAGAAGGTCGTGGCCAAGGTGAAGGCCCAGGTCACCGGCGACCCGTCGGACGAGGCCACCGACGTCGGCCCGCTGGTGGACGAGAACGCCGCGAAGCGCGTCGAGTCCTGGGTCGAGGACGCCGTCGCCAAGGGCGCCGAGCTGCTCATCGGCGGCAGCCGGGACGGCGCCGCGTACGCTCCGACCGTGCTGGCCGAGCTGCCCGCGGACGCGATCCTGGCCCGGGCCGAGGTGTTCGGCCCGGTGCTGTCGCTGCACCGGGTGGAGGGCACCGAGGAGGCGTTCGCCGCGGTCAACGACTCGGCGTTCGGCCTCCAGGCGGGCGTGTTCACGCACGACGTGCAGACCGCCTTCCGGGCCCACCGGGAGCTGGAGGTCGGCGGCGTGGTGATCGGCGACGCGCCGTCCTACCGGGCCGACCAGATGCCCTACGGCGGCGTGAAGGACTCCGGCGTGGGCCGCGAGGGCGTGCGCTACGCGATGGACGACTTCACCTTCGAGAAGGTGCTGGTCCTCACCGGTCTCGACCTCTGA
- the dxr gene encoding 1-deoxy-D-xylulose-5-phosphate reductoisomerase — MNSLAHPHSRFTPAVQDPDGPRELVILGSTGSIGTQAIDVVLRNPDRFRVVALSAAGGRVDLLAEQAVALGVRTVAVADPAAERPLREALAAKAGGAPLPEVLAGPDAATELAALECHSVLNGITGSIGLAPTLAALRAGRVLVLANKESLIVGGPLVKAVARPGQIVPVDSEHAALFQALAGGTRAEVRKLVVTASGGPFRTRTREQLAGVTPAEALAHPTWAMGPVVTINSATLVNKGLEVIEAHLLYDVPFDRIEVVVHPQSVVHSMVEFTDGSTLAQASPPDMRMPIALGLGWPDRVPDAAPGCDWTKAATWEFFPLDDDAFPAVALAREVGTLGGTAPAVFNAANEECVDAFLKGALPFTGIVDTVAKVVAEHGTPAAGTSLTVEDVLQAEHWARARARELAAG, encoded by the coding sequence ATGAACTCGCTCGCCCATCCGCACTCGCGCTTCACCCCGGCGGTCCAGGACCCGGACGGCCCCCGGGAGTTGGTCATCCTGGGCTCCACCGGTTCGATCGGCACCCAGGCCATCGACGTGGTGCTCCGCAACCCCGACCGGTTCCGGGTGGTCGCGCTGTCCGCGGCCGGCGGCCGGGTGGACCTGCTCGCCGAGCAGGCCGTCGCGCTCGGCGTGCGCACCGTCGCGGTGGCCGACCCGGCCGCCGAGCGGCCGCTGCGCGAGGCGCTGGCCGCGAAGGCCGGCGGCGCCCCGCTGCCGGAGGTGCTGGCGGGCCCGGACGCGGCGACCGAACTGGCCGCGCTGGAGTGCCACTCGGTGCTGAACGGCATCACCGGCTCGATCGGCCTGGCCCCGACGCTGGCCGCGCTGCGGGCCGGCCGGGTGCTGGTGCTGGCCAACAAGGAGTCGCTGATCGTCGGCGGCCCGCTGGTCAAGGCGGTCGCCCGGCCGGGCCAGATCGTGCCGGTGGACTCCGAGCACGCCGCGCTGTTCCAGGCGCTGGCCGGCGGCACCCGCGCCGAGGTCCGCAAGCTGGTGGTGACGGCCAGCGGCGGCCCGTTCCGCACCCGCACCCGCGAGCAGCTGGCCGGCGTCACCCCGGCCGAGGCGCTGGCGCACCCGACCTGGGCGATGGGCCCGGTGGTGACGATCAACTCGGCGACCCTGGTGAACAAGGGCCTGGAGGTGATCGAGGCGCACCTGCTGTACGACGTGCCCTTCGACCGGATCGAGGTCGTGGTCCATCCGCAGTCGGTCGTTCATTCGATGGTGGAGTTCACGGACGGCTCAACGCTCGCCCAGGCCAGCCCGCCGGACATGCGGATGCCGATCGCGCTGGGCCTCGGCTGGCCGGACCGGGTGCCCGACGCCGCGCCCGGCTGCGACTGGACCAAGGCCGCGACCTGGGAGTTCTTCCCGCTGGACGACGACGCCTTCCCGGCCGTCGCGCTCGCCCGCGAGGTGGGTACGCTCGGTGGGACGGCCCCCGCGGTCTTCAACGCCGCCAACGAGGAATGCGTGGACGCTTTCCTGAAGGGCGCACTGCCCTTCACCGGAATCGTGGACACTGTGGCGAAGGTGGTCGCCGAACACGGCACCCCGGCGGCGGGAACTTCGCTCACGGTGGAGGACGTACTCCAGGCTGAGCACTGGGCCCGCGCGCGGGCCCGGGAACTGGCGGCAGGTTAG
- a CDS encoding RIP metalloprotease, with product MDKLMWVLGVLIFVGGLLFSIAWHELGHLSTAKLFGIRVPQYMVGFGRTIWSTRRGETEYGLKAIPFGGYIRMIGMFPPGADGRITKRSSSPWRSMIEDARAASYEELQPGDETRLFYTRKPWKRVIVMFAGPGMNLILAIGLFLTLFMGIGITRSTPTVNSVSECVVPVSEKTDTCAPGAEKSPANAAGLRAGDTILAFDGVRIHDYPQLQALIRDSAGKHVAIEVRHKDGTPGTLGADIKTNTLAAVDKDGAPIKDKTVTAGFLGITPATGVHHMAVGESFDEMAKMAEHGVQSLGQLPGKIPGLWHAVVDGTPREQDSPVGMVGAARLGGDVFAMDLPATQQLAFFVQLLAYMNFMLFLFNMLPLLPLDGGHIAGALWESVRRTAARVLRRPDPGPFDVARLMPLAYVVAGIFVCFTGLVMAADIVNPVRIN from the coding sequence GTGGACAAGCTGATGTGGGTGCTGGGCGTCCTGATCTTCGTGGGCGGGCTGCTCTTCTCGATCGCCTGGCACGAGCTCGGCCACCTGTCCACCGCCAAGCTGTTCGGCATCCGGGTGCCGCAGTACATGGTCGGCTTCGGCCGGACCATCTGGTCGACCAGGCGCGGCGAGACCGAGTACGGCCTCAAGGCGATCCCGTTCGGCGGCTACATCCGGATGATCGGCATGTTCCCGCCCGGGGCGGACGGCCGGATAACGAAGCGGTCCTCCTCGCCCTGGCGGAGCATGATCGAGGACGCCCGGGCCGCCTCCTACGAGGAGCTCCAGCCCGGCGACGAGACCCGGCTGTTCTACACCCGCAAGCCGTGGAAGCGCGTCATCGTGATGTTCGCCGGCCCGGGCATGAACCTGATCCTGGCGATCGGCCTGTTCCTCACCCTGTTCATGGGCATCGGCATCACCCGCTCCACCCCGACCGTCAACTCGGTCAGCGAGTGCGTCGTCCCGGTCAGCGAGAAGACCGACACCTGCGCGCCCGGCGCCGAGAAGTCCCCGGCCAACGCCGCCGGGCTGCGGGCCGGCGACACCATCCTGGCCTTCGACGGGGTGCGGATCCACGACTACCCCCAGCTGCAGGCCCTGATCCGGGACTCGGCCGGCAAGCACGTGGCGATCGAGGTCCGGCACAAGGACGGCACCCCCGGCACCCTGGGCGCCGACATCAAGACCAACACCCTCGCCGCCGTGGACAAGGACGGCGCCCCGATCAAGGACAAGACCGTCACCGCGGGCTTCCTCGGCATCACCCCCGCCACCGGCGTCCACCACATGGCGGTCGGCGAGAGCTTCGACGAGATGGCGAAGATGGCGGAGCACGGCGTGCAGTCGCTGGGCCAGCTGCCCGGCAAGATCCCCGGCCTGTGGCACGCCGTGGTCGACGGCACCCCGCGCGAGCAGGACTCCCCGGTCGGCATGGTCGGCGCGGCCCGGCTCGGCGGCGACGTGTTCGCGATGGACCTGCCCGCCACCCAGCAGCTGGCCTTCTTCGTCCAGCTGCTCGCGTACATGAACTTCATGCTGTTCCTGTTCAACATGCTGCCGCTGCTGCCGCTGGACGGCGGCCACATCGCCGGCGCGCTGTGGGAGTCGGTGCGCCGCACCGCCGCCCGGGTGCTGCGCCGGCCCGACCCGGGGCCGTTCGACGTGGCCCGGCTGATGCCGCTGGCCTACGTGGTCGCCGGGATCTTCGTCTGCTTCACCGGCCTCGTGATGGCCGCCGACATCGTCAACCCGGTGCGCATCAACTAG
- the ispG gene encoding flavodoxin-dependent (E)-4-hydroxy-3-methylbut-2-enyl-diphosphate synthase produces the protein MTAISLGIPSLPLKPLARRRHSRQIMVGNVPVGGDAPVSVQSMTTTLTSDVNATLQQIAQLTASGCQIVRVAVPSQDDADALPIIAKKSQIPVIADIHFQPKYVFAAIDAGCAAVRVNPGNIKAFDDKVGEIAKAAKDAGVPIRIGVNAGSLDKRLLEKYGRATPEALVESALWECSLFEEHDFRDIKISVKHNDPVVMINAYRQLAAACDYPLHLGVTEAGPAFQGTIKSAVAFGALLAEGIGDTIRVSLSAPPAEEIKVGIQILESLNLRQRGLEIVSCPSCGRAQVDVYKLAEEVTAGLEGMEVPLRVAVMGCVVNGPGEAREADLGVASGNGKGQIFVKGEVIKTVPESKIVETLIEEAMKLAEQMQEEGVESGAPVVVAAE, from the coding sequence ATGACCGCGATCTCGCTCGGTATCCCCTCCCTGCCGCTGAAGCCGCTGGCCCGGCGCCGCCACTCGCGTCAGATCATGGTCGGCAACGTGCCGGTCGGCGGCGACGCGCCGGTCTCGGTGCAGTCGATGACCACCACGCTCACCTCCGACGTCAACGCCACGCTCCAGCAGATCGCCCAGCTGACCGCCTCGGGCTGCCAGATCGTCCGGGTCGCCGTCCCCTCGCAGGACGACGCCGACGCGCTGCCGATCATCGCGAAGAAGTCGCAGATCCCGGTGATCGCCGACATCCACTTCCAGCCGAAGTACGTGTTCGCCGCGATCGACGCGGGCTGCGCCGCCGTCCGGGTCAACCCGGGCAACATCAAGGCCTTCGACGACAAGGTCGGCGAGATCGCCAAGGCCGCCAAGGACGCCGGGGTGCCGATCCGGATCGGCGTCAACGCCGGCTCGCTCGACAAGCGGCTGCTGGAGAAGTACGGCCGGGCCACCCCCGAGGCGCTGGTGGAGTCCGCGCTGTGGGAGTGCTCGCTGTTCGAGGAGCACGACTTCCGCGACATCAAGATCTCGGTCAAGCACAACGACCCGGTCGTGATGATCAACGCCTACCGGCAGCTCGCCGCCGCCTGCGACTACCCGCTGCACCTGGGCGTCACCGAGGCCGGACCGGCCTTCCAGGGCACCATCAAGTCCGCGGTGGCCTTCGGCGCGCTGCTCGCCGAGGGCATCGGCGACACCATCCGGGTCTCGCTCTCCGCCCCGCCGGCCGAGGAGATCAAGGTCGGCATCCAGATCCTGGAGTCGCTGAACCTGCGCCAGCGCGGTCTGGAGATCGTCTCCTGCCCGTCCTGTGGCCGGGCCCAGGTCGACGTTTACAAGCTCGCCGAGGAGGTCACCGCCGGCCTGGAGGGCATGGAGGTGCCGCTGCGGGTCGCCGTCATGGGCTGCGTCGTCAACGGCCCCGGCGAGGCCCGCGAGGCCGACCTCGGCGTCGCCTCCGGCAACGGCAAGGGCCAGATCTTCGTCAAGGGCGAGGTGATCAAGACCGTGCCCGAGTCGAAGATCGTCGAGACCCTGATCGAGGAGGCCATGAAGCTGGCCGAGCAGATGCAGGAGGAGGGCGTCGAATCCGGCGCCCCCGTCGTCGTGGCCGCCGAGTGA
- a CDS encoding GNAT family N-acetyltransferase, producing the protein MLPGPFQAARALAATRVLEAPDLDDALEILHRDAVANAFVATRVEAVGLDPWRLGGEMWGWHDADGRLDALCYAGANLVPVGAGPEAVRAFAERARRQGRRCSSIVGPAEATAMLWALLERSWGPARDVRAHQPLMATSTPVTEVEPDPLVRRVRRDEIEALMPACVAMFTEEVGISPLAGDGGLLYQARVAELVSTGRSFARFDEDGKVVFKAEIGAVTAAACQIQGVWVAPEHRGRRFSETGMAAVVNTALAEVAPVVSLYVNDFNVRARAAYRRVGFREVGAFMSVLF; encoded by the coding sequence ATGCTGCCCGGCCCCTTCCAGGCCGCCCGGGCGCTCGCCGCCACCCGCGTGCTGGAGGCCCCCGACCTCGACGACGCGCTGGAGATCCTGCACCGCGACGCCGTCGCCAACGCCTTCGTCGCCACCCGGGTGGAGGCCGTCGGCCTCGACCCCTGGCGGCTCGGCGGCGAGATGTGGGGCTGGCACGACGCCGACGGCCGGCTCGACGCGCTCTGCTACGCCGGGGCCAATCTGGTCCCGGTCGGCGCCGGGCCGGAGGCCGTCCGCGCCTTCGCCGAGCGCGCCCGCCGGCAGGGCCGCCGCTGCTCCTCCATCGTCGGCCCCGCCGAGGCCACCGCGATGCTCTGGGCGCTGCTGGAGCGCTCCTGGGGCCCGGCCCGGGACGTCCGCGCCCACCAGCCGCTGATGGCCACCTCCACGCCCGTCACCGAGGTCGAGCCCGACCCGCTGGTGCGCCGGGTCCGCCGCGACGAGATCGAGGCGCTGATGCCCGCCTGCGTGGCCATGTTCACCGAGGAGGTCGGCATCTCCCCGCTGGCCGGCGACGGCGGACTGCTCTACCAGGCCCGGGTCGCCGAACTCGTCTCCACCGGACGCTCGTTCGCCCGCTTCGACGAGGACGGCAAGGTCGTCTTCAAGGCCGAGATCGGCGCCGTCACCGCCGCCGCCTGCCAGATCCAGGGCGTCTGGGTCGCCCCCGAGCACCGCGGCAGGCGGTTCTCCGAGACCGGCATGGCCGCCGTCGTCAACACCGCGCTGGCCGAGGTCGCCCCCGTCGTCTCGCTGTACGTCAACGACTTCAACGTCCGGGCCCGGGCCGCCTACCGCCGGGTCGGCTTCCGCGAGGTCGGCGCGTTCATGAGCGTGCTGTTCTGA
- a CDS encoding GNAT family N-acetyltransferase, translated as MEQLTGVTIEAIDLAAWAPAVLEVQAVAFGLAPHEVAVRLPIVGRHAAQPGVVALGAMAGGRLVGFGYGMPNQRTHWWSTVIEPYLEAGGHEGWLDGVFAVTELHVLPEFQGLGVGTRLIRSLCGRSGLDRSILSAIDAETPARRLYRSLGYRDLAAAVRFPNTVRPYAVMGAHLPLRDPARR; from the coding sequence ATGGAGCAGCTCACCGGGGTGACGATCGAGGCCATCGACCTGGCGGCGTGGGCACCCGCCGTGCTGGAGGTCCAGGCGGTCGCGTTCGGCCTGGCGCCGCACGAGGTGGCGGTGCGGCTGCCGATCGTGGGCCGGCACGCGGCGCAGCCGGGGGTGGTGGCGCTGGGCGCGATGGCCGGGGGACGGCTGGTGGGGTTCGGGTACGGAATGCCGAACCAGCGGACGCACTGGTGGTCGACGGTGATCGAGCCGTACCTGGAGGCGGGCGGCCACGAGGGCTGGCTGGACGGCGTGTTCGCGGTGACCGAGCTGCACGTGCTGCCGGAGTTCCAGGGCCTGGGCGTGGGCACCCGGCTGATCCGTTCGCTGTGCGGGCGCTCGGGCCTGGACCGGTCGATCCTGTCGGCGATCGACGCCGAGACCCCGGCCCGCCGGCTGTACCGCTCGCTGGGCTACCGGGACCTGGCCGCGGCGGTGCGCTTCCCGAACACGGTGCGCCCGTACGCGGTGATGGGCGCGCACCTGCCGCTGCGCGACCCGGCCCGGCGCTGA